The following coding sequences are from one Oncorhynchus kisutch isolate 150728-3 linkage group LG23, Okis_V2, whole genome shotgun sequence window:
- the rab11fip1b gene encoding actin cytoskeleton-regulatory complex protein pan1 isoform X1: MSLSDQSQQWYPTSVQVTVLQARSLRIKGKNGTNDAYAIMQVAKDKFATSVAEKSVAPVWKEEATFELPLFHNGNTEKCTLHVHVMHRALVGSDKLLGHAIINLLELSEVKSRNKTEWHKLLDKAGKPDKDRGEVLVDIQFMKNNLTASMFDLSATDKPRSRLGKFKDKVRGKKKEGLSDSASAVVPSFTQVLTDSEGEGEGEGGADKEEKKKKNKLKSLFSPKSNLQRHGLSQSMSVLGPLPEKDSSLSGSPSGLNEDSSEGKNKFKFLTHKRTGSSDSKASQGSLSLGRSKIHAPLAEQSNLCINGSHLYTEHPHPRSARTGSTFSLASSGHGSMEDLRRAQGRKSSSTSMDSLTAPKQPSPWAEGESSRAEEDEEEEEEERVKMDEMKRKEEQERKKLEEERMRKEEQEKRRIGKEVERLRFEEEEKTRKEEQENRKRMEEEKIRVEEESRMMEERKRRLKEEGEERVKKKEQEMMGLQEEKEERMRREEHERRKREDRLRKEEDERKMREEEERIKEEEERIRREQEEEMQRREERQRKMREEEERLRMEEEMREEEVRVKREQDRLREEERRVREEEERVRKAEEEDRLRAEMGIKRTEEEERIKREEEDRLRKEEEESKIRKQEERIRRLEEEMLRKDEEERKIREEEERIRRLEEKMLRKEEEERTIREEEERIRRFEEEMLRKDEEERKIREEEERIRRLEEERLRKEEEERKIGEEEERIRRLEEERLRKDEERKIREEEERIRRLEEERLRKEEAETMRLEEERGNEQERSDKEQKERFRVEEENMKTGELRQEEKRRNAQMEEAQRREEARAPLEEVEKQMEQYSEATVTVCNNPFEEVSPTSSFDDSSSNNLFEENPMTTTGPISCRINKVSAVKPRPSSWGNPSKPAISSNPFLSSSSPELESSMDSPRGARENRDPIDPSTNLMEKKDPAPVAPINQPWARKDNWSSKSHCATPTLAKTKPTKPPPPLRCQSSTALVGSGDNQGSVSGKDHSSVRQDKGPAPLPPDNQRWAHEDNWPSKSNPGSATPTLTQKTPTKPQPPPRRRSATSLVGSEHDLHLNESVSQDDSGVRRDKRPAPLPPDRPNQAPSQTQRDQNMTSVNQGHKDRVGASMSKVSQGVVQMITPLRSSSTATTEHISGGQSSTHHGNQAEEPMPSATGGLVVAKHNKGPAPSRPQHLPGKTMPTVDVLDEQSITEEHDSSVEFGPNNPFAEDCRMEKSSGCGVENSLTGERQGSPDSHNQQSCTSTDADLGPFQKRVVGDTTELPTPDVLPAEDVSCPTKSTSAKQARAPLPPVKITSTFREEGAGKQSSGKLQSPGAPTSSKLSSGNWVKKQNGGVGVALPCVTLAQPPCFPSPAPSSIPHPEPLKGSGGRRDCPPQTTSSVPGQKTLLHAGALPSITEQYSGEEAGGRGDRSASSTRRPHPVKPLSSLENQPASNIHEGQAGKSTGVLGGLQEKIKVKDTEVKGPYSQLTQEELISLVLKQQEQLSKRDDKIKELEQYIDNLLVRIIEEQPSILMTMNSLK; the protein is encoded by the exons ATGGCATAAGCTGTTGGATAAGGCAGGCAAGCCAGACAAAGACAGGGGAGAGGTGCTGGTGGACATCCAGTTTATGAAGAACAACCTGACAGCCAGCATGTTCGACCTCTCTGCTACAGACAAGCCGCGCTCCCGCCTGGGCAAGTTCAAGGACAAGGTTCGAGGCAAGAAGAAGGAGGGTCTGTCGGACTCAGCGTCTGCCGTGGTGCCGTCCTTCACCCAGGTTCTGACGGAcagcgagggagagggggaaggggagggaggtgcagacaaagaagagaaaaagaagaaaaacaaGCTGAAGTCTCTGTTTTCCCCCAAGTCTAATCTGCAGCGTCACGGACTGTCTCAATCCATGTCTGTCCTGGGCCCTCTGCCGGAGAAGGACTCCTCACTGAGTGGCAGCCCCTCAGGCCTCAATGAGGACTCCTCTGAAG GTAAAAATAAATTCAAGTTTCTGACCCATAAGCGCACAGGCAGTTCCGACAGTAAGGCTTCTCAGGGCTCCCTGTCTCTAGGGCGCTCTAAGATCCATGCCCCGCTTGCAGAGCAGAGTAACCTGTGCATCAACGGCAGTCACTTGTACACAGAACATCCCCATCCCCGGAGCGCACGCACCGGCTCCACCTTCAGCCTTGCCAGCTCAGGCCACGGTTCCATGGAAGACCTACGCAGGGCCCAGGGCCGTAAGAGCTCCAGCACCTCCATGGACTCTCTCACAGCCCCGAAGCAGCCCTCACCCTgggcagagggggagagcagcagggcagaggaggatgaggaggaggaggaggaagaaagagttAAGATGGATGAGATGAAGAGAAAGgaagagcaggagagaaagaagttagaggaagagaggatgaggaAGGAGGAACAAGAGAAAAGGAGGATTGGGAAGGAGGTAGAAAGACTTAGGTTTGAGGAGGAAGAGAAAACAAGGAAGGAGGAGCAGGAAAACAgaaagaggatggaggaggaaaaGATTAGGGTTGAGGAGGAAAGTAGAATgatggaagagaggaagaggagactgaaggaggagggagaggagagggtaaagaAGAAGGAACAGGAAATGATGGGGTTACAGGAGGAAAAAGAGGAAAGGATGAGGCGAGAAGAGCATGaaagaaggaagagggaggatagactgaggaaggaggaggacgagaggaaaatgagggaggaggaggagaggattaaggaggaggaagaaaggatTAGGAGAGAACAAGAGGAAGAAATGCAAAGAAGGGAGGAACGGCAGAggaagatgagggaggaggaagaaagactaaggatggaagaggagatgagggaggaagaAGTAAGAGTGAAGCGAGAGCAggataggctgagagaggaggagagaagagtgagggaggaggaagaaagagtgaggaaGGCCGAGGAGGAAGATAGGCTGAGAGCGGAAATGGGGAtaaagaggacagaggaggaggaaagaattaagagggaagaggaggataggctgagaaaggaggaagaggagagtaaGATCAGGAAGCAGGAAGAGAGGATAAGGAGATTAGAGGAGGAGATGTTGAggaaggatgaagaggagaggaagatcagggaggaggaagagaggataaGGAGATTAGAGGAGAAGATGTtgagaaaggaggaagaggagaggacgattagggaggaggaagaaaggatAAGGAGATTTGAGGAGGAGATGTTGAggaaggatgaagaggagaggaagatcagggaggaggaagagaggataaggagattagaggaggagaggctgaggaaggaggaagaggagaggaagatcggggaggaggaagagaggataaggagattagaggaggagaggctgaggaaggatgaagagaggaagatcagggaggaggaagagaggataaggagattagaggaggagaggctgaggaagGAGGAAGCAGAAACAATGAGGCTTGAAGAAGAAAGGGGCAATGAACAGGAGAGGAGTGATAAGGAGCAGAAAGAAAGATTTAGGGTAGAGGAAGAAAATATGAAAACAGGGGAGTTGAGACaggaagagaaaaggagaaatgcACAGATGGAGGAAGCGCAAAGGCGTGAGGAGGCGAGGGCACCGTTGGAGGAAGTTGAGAAGCAGATGGAGCAGTATAGCGAGGCAACGGTCACCGTGTGCAATAATCCTTTTGAGGAAGTCTCTCCCACCAGTTCATTTGATGACAGCTCTTCAAATAATCTGTTTGAGGAGAACCCTATGACCACTACTGGACCCATCAGCTGCCGGATAAATAAAGTATCAGCAGTCAAGCCAAG ACCCTCTTCATGGGGGAACCCTTCAAAGCCTGCTATATCTTCCAACCCCTTCTTATCGTCCTCGTCTCCTGAACTGGAGAGTTCTATGGACTCCCCCAGAGGCGCAAGGGAAAATAGAGACCCTATTGACCCGTCTACTAATCTGATGGAGAAGAAAGACCCTGCCCCTGTGGCTCCCATCAATCAGCCCTGGGCTCGTAAGGACAACTGGTCTAGTAAATCTCATTGTGCCACACCTACCCTCGCTAAAACAAAGCCAACAAAACCGCCCCCTCCCCTCAGATGTCAATCTTCCACGGCATTGGTGGGAAGTGGGGATAACCAGGGGAGTGTTAGTGGTAAGGACCATTCCAGTGTCAGACAGGATAAGGGCCCTGCTCCACTGCCTCCAGACAACCAGCGATGGGCTCATGAGGACAACTGGCCCAGTAAGTCCAACCCTGGTTCTGCCACTCCTACCCTCACCCAAAAAACGCCAACAAAACCGCAGCCTCCTCCAAGACGCCGCTCTGCCACGTCATTGGTGGGAAGCGAACATGACCTGCACTTAAATGAGAGTGTTAGTCAGGATGATTCCGGTGTCAGGAGGGACAAGCGTCCTGCTCCACTGCCTCCTGACAGACCAAACCAGGCTCCAAGCCAGACACAGAGGGACCAGAATATGACCAGTGTGAATCAGGGACATAAGGACAGAGTGGGTGCCTCCATGTCCAAAGTTTCTCAAGGTGTGGTACAAATGATCACGCCACTGAGATCTTCCTCCACAGCTACAACAGAGCACATCAGTGGAGGCCAGAGCTCTACCCACCATGGGAACCAAGCAGAGGAACCCATGCCATCAGCCACTGGGGGGTTGGTGGTTGCAAAACACAATAAAGGTCCAGCACCCTCCAGGCCCCAGCACCTTCCAGGGAAGACAATGCCAACAGTTGATGTGTTAGATGAGCAATCAATTACTGAGGAACATGACTCTTCGGTTGAGTTTGGTCCAAATAATCCCTTTGCAGAAGACTGCAGAATGGAGAAGTCCTCTGGATGTGGTGTAGAAAACAGTCTAACTGGTGAGCGCCAGGGGAGCCCGGACTCTCACAATCAACAGAGTTGTACCTCCACAGATGCAGATCTAGGTCCGTTTCAGAAGCGTGTGGTTGGAGACACAACTGAGCTTCCAACGCCAGATGTTCTGCCAGCCGAGGATGTCTCCTGTCCCACCAAAAGCACATCAGCGAAGCAGGCCCGTGCTCCCTTGCCTCCAGTGAAGATAACATCCACCTTTAGAGAGGAGGGAGCTGGTAAACAGAGTTCTGGAAAACTACAAAGCCCAGGGGCTCCCACTTCGAGTAAGCTTTCCTCAGGTAACTGGGTAAAAAAGCAGAATGGCGGGGTGGGTGTGGCACTACCATGTGTTACACTTGCCCAGCCCCCATGTTTCCCCTCACCTGCCCCCTCCTCCATACCCCACCCCGAGCCCCTGAAGGGATCAGGGGGCAGGAGAGACTGCCCTCCCCAGACAACAAGCTCTGTCCCTGGCCAGAAGACCCTGCTTCATGCTGGAGCTCTGCCCTCCATTACAGAGCAGTACagtggagaggaggcaggagggagaggggacaggtCTGCCTCAAGCACAcgcag GCCACACCCAGTAAAGCCCTTGAGTTCCCTGGAAAACCAGCCAGCTTCCAACATCCATGAGGGACAGGCTGGCAAATCTACAGGGGTCCTCGGGGGCCTTCAAGAGAAGATAAAG GTCAAAGACACAGAGGTCAAAGGTCCCTACTCCCAGCTGACCCAGGAAGAGCTGATCTCCCTGGTGCTAAAGCAGCAGGAGCAGCTCTCCAAAAGGGACGATAAGAttaaggagctggagcagtaCATTGACAACCTGCTGGTGCGCATCATCGAGGAGCAACCCAGTATCCTGATGACCATGAACTCACTCAAATGA
- the rab11fip1b gene encoding stress response protein nst1 isoform X2, with protein sequence MCQQSSARWHKLLDKAGKPDKDRGEVLVDIQFMKNNLTASMFDLSATDKPRSRLGKFKDKVRGKKKEGLSDSASAVVPSFTQVLTDSEGEGEGEGGADKEEKKKKNKLKSLFSPKSNLQRHGLSQSMSVLGPLPEKDSSLSGSPSGLNEDSSEGKNKFKFLTHKRTGSSDSKASQGSLSLGRSKIHAPLAEQSNLCINGSHLYTEHPHPRSARTGSTFSLASSGHGSMEDLRRAQGRKSSSTSMDSLTAPKQPSPWAEGESSRAEEDEEEEEEERVKMDEMKRKEEQERKKLEEERMRKEEQEKRRIGKEVERLRFEEEEKTRKEEQENRKRMEEEKIRVEEESRMMEERKRRLKEEGEERVKKKEQEMMGLQEEKEERMRREEHERRKREDRLRKEEDERKMREEEERIKEEEERIRREQEEEMQRREERQRKMREEEERLRMEEEMREEEVRVKREQDRLREEERRVREEEERVRKAEEEDRLRAEMGIKRTEEEERIKREEEDRLRKEEEESKIRKQEERIRRLEEEMLRKDEEERKIREEEERIRRLEEKMLRKEEEERTIREEEERIRRFEEEMLRKDEEERKIREEEERIRRLEEERLRKEEEERKIGEEEERIRRLEEERLRKDEERKIREEEERIRRLEEERLRKEEAETMRLEEERGNEQERSDKEQKERFRVEEENMKTGELRQEEKRRNAQMEEAQRREEARAPLEEVEKQMEQYSEATVTVCNNPFEEVSPTSSFDDSSSNNLFEENPMTTTGPISCRINKVSAVKPRPSSWGNPSKPAISSNPFLSSSSPELESSMDSPRGARENRDPIDPSTNLMEKKDPAPVAPINQPWARKDNWSSKSHCATPTLAKTKPTKPPPPLRCQSSTALVGSGDNQGSVSGKDHSSVRQDKGPAPLPPDNQRWAHEDNWPSKSNPGSATPTLTQKTPTKPQPPPRRRSATSLVGSEHDLHLNESVSQDDSGVRRDKRPAPLPPDRPNQAPSQTQRDQNMTSVNQGHKDRVGASMSKVSQGVVQMITPLRSSSTATTEHISGGQSSTHHGNQAEEPMPSATGGLVVAKHNKGPAPSRPQHLPGKTMPTVDVLDEQSITEEHDSSVEFGPNNPFAEDCRMEKSSGCGVENSLTGERQGSPDSHNQQSCTSTDADLGPFQKRVVGDTTELPTPDVLPAEDVSCPTKSTSAKQARAPLPPVKITSTFREEGAGKQSSGKLQSPGAPTSSKLSSGNWVKKQNGGVGVALPCVTLAQPPCFPSPAPSSIPHPEPLKGSGGRRDCPPQTTSSVPGQKTLLHAGALPSITEQYSGEEAGGRGDRSASSTRRPHPVKPLSSLENQPASNIHEGQAGKSTGVLGGLQEKIKVKDTEVKGPYSQLTQEELISLVLKQQEQLSKRDDKIKELEQYIDNLLVRIIEEQPSILMTMNSLK encoded by the exons ATGGCATAAGCTGTTGGATAAGGCAGGCAAGCCAGACAAAGACAGGGGAGAGGTGCTGGTGGACATCCAGTTTATGAAGAACAACCTGACAGCCAGCATGTTCGACCTCTCTGCTACAGACAAGCCGCGCTCCCGCCTGGGCAAGTTCAAGGACAAGGTTCGAGGCAAGAAGAAGGAGGGTCTGTCGGACTCAGCGTCTGCCGTGGTGCCGTCCTTCACCCAGGTTCTGACGGAcagcgagggagagggggaaggggagggaggtgcagacaaagaagagaaaaagaagaaaaacaaGCTGAAGTCTCTGTTTTCCCCCAAGTCTAATCTGCAGCGTCACGGACTGTCTCAATCCATGTCTGTCCTGGGCCCTCTGCCGGAGAAGGACTCCTCACTGAGTGGCAGCCCCTCAGGCCTCAATGAGGACTCCTCTGAAG GTAAAAATAAATTCAAGTTTCTGACCCATAAGCGCACAGGCAGTTCCGACAGTAAGGCTTCTCAGGGCTCCCTGTCTCTAGGGCGCTCTAAGATCCATGCCCCGCTTGCAGAGCAGAGTAACCTGTGCATCAACGGCAGTCACTTGTACACAGAACATCCCCATCCCCGGAGCGCACGCACCGGCTCCACCTTCAGCCTTGCCAGCTCAGGCCACGGTTCCATGGAAGACCTACGCAGGGCCCAGGGCCGTAAGAGCTCCAGCACCTCCATGGACTCTCTCACAGCCCCGAAGCAGCCCTCACCCTgggcagagggggagagcagcagggcagaggaggatgaggaggaggaggaggaagaaagagttAAGATGGATGAGATGAAGAGAAAGgaagagcaggagagaaagaagttagaggaagagaggatgaggaAGGAGGAACAAGAGAAAAGGAGGATTGGGAAGGAGGTAGAAAGACTTAGGTTTGAGGAGGAAGAGAAAACAAGGAAGGAGGAGCAGGAAAACAgaaagaggatggaggaggaaaaGATTAGGGTTGAGGAGGAAAGTAGAATgatggaagagaggaagaggagactgaaggaggagggagaggagagggtaaagaAGAAGGAACAGGAAATGATGGGGTTACAGGAGGAAAAAGAGGAAAGGATGAGGCGAGAAGAGCATGaaagaaggaagagggaggatagactgaggaaggaggaggacgagaggaaaatgagggaggaggaggagaggattaaggaggaggaagaaaggatTAGGAGAGAACAAGAGGAAGAAATGCAAAGAAGGGAGGAACGGCAGAggaagatgagggaggaggaagaaagactaaggatggaagaggagatgagggaggaagaAGTAAGAGTGAAGCGAGAGCAggataggctgagagaggaggagagaagagtgagggaggaggaagaaagagtgaggaaGGCCGAGGAGGAAGATAGGCTGAGAGCGGAAATGGGGAtaaagaggacagaggaggaggaaagaattaagagggaagaggaggataggctgagaaaggaggaagaggagagtaaGATCAGGAAGCAGGAAGAGAGGATAAGGAGATTAGAGGAGGAGATGTTGAggaaggatgaagaggagaggaagatcagggaggaggaagagaggataaGGAGATTAGAGGAGAAGATGTtgagaaaggaggaagaggagaggacgattagggaggaggaagaaaggatAAGGAGATTTGAGGAGGAGATGTTGAggaaggatgaagaggagaggaagatcagggaggaggaagagaggataaggagattagaggaggagaggctgaggaaggaggaagaggagaggaagatcggggaggaggaagagaggataaggagattagaggaggagaggctgaggaaggatgaagagaggaagatcagggaggaggaagagaggataaggagattagaggaggagaggctgaggaagGAGGAAGCAGAAACAATGAGGCTTGAAGAAGAAAGGGGCAATGAACAGGAGAGGAGTGATAAGGAGCAGAAAGAAAGATTTAGGGTAGAGGAAGAAAATATGAAAACAGGGGAGTTGAGACaggaagagaaaaggagaaatgcACAGATGGAGGAAGCGCAAAGGCGTGAGGAGGCGAGGGCACCGTTGGAGGAAGTTGAGAAGCAGATGGAGCAGTATAGCGAGGCAACGGTCACCGTGTGCAATAATCCTTTTGAGGAAGTCTCTCCCACCAGTTCATTTGATGACAGCTCTTCAAATAATCTGTTTGAGGAGAACCCTATGACCACTACTGGACCCATCAGCTGCCGGATAAATAAAGTATCAGCAGTCAAGCCAAG ACCCTCTTCATGGGGGAACCCTTCAAAGCCTGCTATATCTTCCAACCCCTTCTTATCGTCCTCGTCTCCTGAACTGGAGAGTTCTATGGACTCCCCCAGAGGCGCAAGGGAAAATAGAGACCCTATTGACCCGTCTACTAATCTGATGGAGAAGAAAGACCCTGCCCCTGTGGCTCCCATCAATCAGCCCTGGGCTCGTAAGGACAACTGGTCTAGTAAATCTCATTGTGCCACACCTACCCTCGCTAAAACAAAGCCAACAAAACCGCCCCCTCCCCTCAGATGTCAATCTTCCACGGCATTGGTGGGAAGTGGGGATAACCAGGGGAGTGTTAGTGGTAAGGACCATTCCAGTGTCAGACAGGATAAGGGCCCTGCTCCACTGCCTCCAGACAACCAGCGATGGGCTCATGAGGACAACTGGCCCAGTAAGTCCAACCCTGGTTCTGCCACTCCTACCCTCACCCAAAAAACGCCAACAAAACCGCAGCCTCCTCCAAGACGCCGCTCTGCCACGTCATTGGTGGGAAGCGAACATGACCTGCACTTAAATGAGAGTGTTAGTCAGGATGATTCCGGTGTCAGGAGGGACAAGCGTCCTGCTCCACTGCCTCCTGACAGACCAAACCAGGCTCCAAGCCAGACACAGAGGGACCAGAATATGACCAGTGTGAATCAGGGACATAAGGACAGAGTGGGTGCCTCCATGTCCAAAGTTTCTCAAGGTGTGGTACAAATGATCACGCCACTGAGATCTTCCTCCACAGCTACAACAGAGCACATCAGTGGAGGCCAGAGCTCTACCCACCATGGGAACCAAGCAGAGGAACCCATGCCATCAGCCACTGGGGGGTTGGTGGTTGCAAAACACAATAAAGGTCCAGCACCCTCCAGGCCCCAGCACCTTCCAGGGAAGACAATGCCAACAGTTGATGTGTTAGATGAGCAATCAATTACTGAGGAACATGACTCTTCGGTTGAGTTTGGTCCAAATAATCCCTTTGCAGAAGACTGCAGAATGGAGAAGTCCTCTGGATGTGGTGTAGAAAACAGTCTAACTGGTGAGCGCCAGGGGAGCCCGGACTCTCACAATCAACAGAGTTGTACCTCCACAGATGCAGATCTAGGTCCGTTTCAGAAGCGTGTGGTTGGAGACACAACTGAGCTTCCAACGCCAGATGTTCTGCCAGCCGAGGATGTCTCCTGTCCCACCAAAAGCACATCAGCGAAGCAGGCCCGTGCTCCCTTGCCTCCAGTGAAGATAACATCCACCTTTAGAGAGGAGGGAGCTGGTAAACAGAGTTCTGGAAAACTACAAAGCCCAGGGGCTCCCACTTCGAGTAAGCTTTCCTCAGGTAACTGGGTAAAAAAGCAGAATGGCGGGGTGGGTGTGGCACTACCATGTGTTACACTTGCCCAGCCCCCATGTTTCCCCTCACCTGCCCCCTCCTCCATACCCCACCCCGAGCCCCTGAAGGGATCAGGGGGCAGGAGAGACTGCCCTCCCCAGACAACAAGCTCTGTCCCTGGCCAGAAGACCCTGCTTCATGCTGGAGCTCTGCCCTCCATTACAGAGCAGTACagtggagaggaggcaggagggagaggggacaggtCTGCCTCAAGCACAcgcag GCCACACCCAGTAAAGCCCTTGAGTTCCCTGGAAAACCAGCCAGCTTCCAACATCCATGAGGGACAGGCTGGCAAATCTACAGGGGTCCTCGGGGGCCTTCAAGAGAAGATAAAG GTCAAAGACACAGAGGTCAAAGGTCCCTACTCCCAGCTGACCCAGGAAGAGCTGATCTCCCTGGTGCTAAAGCAGCAGGAGCAGCTCTCCAAAAGGGACGATAAGAttaaggagctggagcagtaCATTGACAACCTGCTGGTGCGCATCATCGAGGAGCAACCCAGTATCCTGATGACCATGAACTCACTCAAATGA
- the brf2 gene encoding transcription factor IIIB 50 kDa subunit — MATVGLKCPECGSLDIVDDEHYSQPQLVCADCGAVVSEGLLTTTRSEETQGTDVRYSNSTEVDKKPCRNLINGIHRVRALCRILRLTFLMEETAETHFKQAYEHPNFIRVSLQKKEVLAGCCVLATCRQHSWPIAMGTICCLLEANPRLIGVVYQEMLKTLKIEAPPTSIINLLETHCQAYKLSPQHVHEELSESSKDLTKRAAVLLELAADAWLVTGRQPIPILTASIFLAWQSLKPTQTRLKYTLARFCQMAKVTKSSIAPKRVTELKEVLCKLGQELPWLRGDEVTPQTVIQMVDDILNHRLTLLRRALSSHEEALASESVLPPSLEDSLPGSHTNTTCLEGAVSSQTPGQTPKEPFVGEPDTGSVQQQGDVDLTYTVVMEGLPHTGPGTDSQHSQPSVPNSGKRSLFEPPSVRYAKIRRVQVPMVEVTGDEEISDSEIDSYIRTPQEIRDYVEAKEALASSDDEF; from the exons ATGGCTACTGTCGGTCTGAAGTGTCCGGAGTGTGGCTCGCTCGACATAGTGGACGACGAACATTATTCACAGCCACAACTTGTATGTGCAGATTGTGGCGCTGTGGTATCCGAAGGTCTACTCACCACTACCCGAAGTGAAGAGACACAGGGCACAG ATGTAAGATACAGTAATAGCACAGAAGTGGACAAGAAGCCATGCCGGAATCTAATCAATG GCATACACCGGGTGCGTGCTCTCTGTCGTATTCTCAGACTCACTTTCCTCATGGAGGAGACTGCAGAGACCCATTTTAAGCAGGCCTATGAGCACCCTAACTTCATCAGGGTTAGTCTGCAGAAGAAAGAGGTTCTGGCAGGATGCTGCGTGCTGGCGACCTGcaggcagcacagctggcccatCGCCATGGGAACCATTTGTTGTCTCCTGGAGGCGAACCCCAGGCTGATAGGTGTGGTCTACCAGGAGATGTTGAAGACTCTGAAGATAGAGGCTCCCCCCACCAGTATCATTAACCTACTGGAGACACACTGTCAGGC aTACAAACTAAGTCCTCAACATGTCCATGAAGAGTTGTCGGAGTCCTCCAAGGATTTGACAAAGCGAGCTGCTGTCCTGTTGGAGCTGGCTGCAGATGCCTGGCTAGTGACTGGCCGCCAGCCCATCCCCATCCTCACGGCCTCCATCTTCCTGGCTTGGCAGTCCCTGAAACCCACACAGACCCGGCTCAAATACACACTGGCCAGGTTTTGCCAGATGGCCAAGGTGACCAAGTCCTCCATAGCTCCGAAGCGGGTGACCGAGCTGAAGGAGGTGCTGTGTAAGCTGGGCCAGGAGCTGCCCTGGCTGAGGGGGGATGAGGTGACACCCCAGACTGTGATACAGATGGTGGATGACATCCTGAACCATAGACTCACCCTACTGAGGAGGGCCCTGAGCAGTCACGAGGAAGCCCTGGCCTCTGAATCAGTACTCCCACCAAGTTTAGAGGACTCCCTACCTGGATCCCACACCAACACGACCTGCCTGGAGGGTGCAGTCTCATCCCAGACCCCAGGGCAGACCCCTAAAGAACCCTTTGTGGGGGAGCCAGACACCGGGAGCGTCCAGCAACAAGGAGATGTTGACCTGACATACACTGTTGTAATGGAGGGGTTGCCACATACGGGGCCTGGCACAGACTCTCAGCACAGCCAGCCCTCAGTACCAAACTCTGGTAAGAGGAGTTTGTTTGAACCCCCTTCTGTGAGGTACGCTAAGATAAGGAGGGTGCAGGTCCCGATGGTGGAGGTGACTGGTGATGAGGAGATCTCAGACAGTGAGATTGACAGTTACATCCGTACTCCTCAGGAGATCAGAGACTATGTTGAGGCTAAAGAGGCATTAGCTTCCTCTGATGATGAGTTCTGA